The following are encoded together in the Holophagales bacterium genome:
- a CDS encoding ABC transporter permease: MISLAGRDIRHAWGKFVFTGVGLGLLIGVTLTMAGVYRGMVDDAKVLLDNSRADLWVVQQDTLGPYAEPSSLPDDLYRGILGMPGVARAANVTYLTMQVGHGDRDVRAMVVGIVPGGPGEPGQPGYLIAGRQITRSHYEAVADAASGLALGDRIRIRRNDYLVVGLTRRMVSSGGDPMVFIPLKDAQEAQFLKDNDAIVQQRRRTAANPAFNRPSVPGLLEAVIASQNTNSSVNAVLVQVRPGESPEEVAAAIRRWKRLEVYTRAEMEEILIGKLIATSARQIGMFLVILAIVSAAIVAFIIYTLTLGKIREIAVLKLLGTRNRTIAGMILQQALALGVLGFVVGKIAATFWAPAFPKYVLLVPGDAARGFVAVVVICVLSSALAIRAALRVDPAEAIGG; the protein is encoded by the coding sequence GTGATCAGCCTCGCCGGGCGCGACATCCGGCACGCCTGGGGCAAGTTCGTCTTCACGGGCGTCGGGCTCGGGCTGCTCATCGGCGTGACGCTGACGATGGCCGGCGTCTACCGCGGGATGGTGGACGACGCCAAGGTGCTCCTCGACAACAGCCGCGCCGACCTCTGGGTCGTCCAGCAGGACACGCTCGGCCCCTACGCCGAGCCCTCGAGCCTGCCCGACGACCTCTACCGCGGGATCCTCGGCATGCCCGGCGTCGCCCGCGCGGCGAACGTCACCTACCTGACGATGCAGGTGGGCCACGGCGACCGCGACGTCCGCGCCATGGTCGTCGGCATCGTGCCGGGAGGTCCGGGCGAGCCGGGCCAGCCGGGCTACCTGATCGCCGGGCGGCAGATCACGCGCAGCCACTACGAGGCCGTCGCCGACGCCGCCTCGGGGCTTGCGCTCGGCGACCGGATCCGGATCCGCCGCAATGACTACCTCGTCGTCGGGCTGACGCGGCGGATGGTCTCCTCGGGCGGCGACCCGATGGTCTTCATCCCGCTCAAGGACGCCCAGGAGGCGCAGTTCCTCAAGGACAACGACGCCATCGTGCAGCAGCGCCGGCGCACGGCCGCGAACCCGGCCTTCAACCGGCCCTCGGTCCCCGGCCTCCTCGAAGCGGTCATCGCGTCGCAGAACACGAACTCCTCGGTGAACGCCGTCCTCGTGCAGGTCCGCCCGGGCGAGAGCCCCGAGGAGGTCGCCGCCGCGATCCGGCGCTGGAAGCGGCTGGAGGTCTACACCCGGGCCGAGATGGAGGAGATCCTGATCGGCAAGCTCATCGCCACGTCCGCCCGGCAGATCGGGATGTTCCTCGTCATCCTCGCAATCGTCAGCGCGGCCATCGTCGCTTTCATCATCTACACCCTGACGCTCGGGAAGATCCGCGAGATCGCGGTCCTCAAGCTCCTCGGGACGCGGAACCGGACGATCGCCGGCATGATCCTCCAGCAGGCGCTCGCGCTCGGGGTACTCGGCTTCGTGGTCGGAAAGATCGCAGCCACGTTCTGGGCCCCGGCGTTCCCGAAGTACGTCCTGCTCGTGCCGGGCGACGCGGCGCGAGGCTTCGTCGCGGTCGTCGTGATCTGCGTCCTCTCGAGCGCCCTCGCGATCCGCGCCGCGCTCCGGGTCGACCCGGCGGAGGCGATCGGTGGCTGA
- a CDS encoding TetR/AcrR family transcriptional regulator translates to MKKTRTPTTRHLPADQRRAVTVRAVVELAAEQNPSELTTAAIASRMNLTQGALFRHYRTKDEIWEDVIGWVAEQLLARVDEATRGVASPLAALEAAFAAHVEFVVLHPGVPRMLFGELQRGEDTAAKRKARALMAQYGERLTALVEAGKARGEIAAEVDTAAAVTQLVGTIQGLVIQSLLAGDPGRIRSGAPAAFALYRRGIRRSR, encoded by the coding sequence ATGAAGAAGACAAGAACCCCCACGACCCGACACCTTCCTGCCGACCAGCGCCGGGCCGTCACCGTCCGGGCGGTCGTCGAGCTCGCCGCAGAGCAGAACCCGAGCGAGCTGACGACGGCGGCGATCGCGAGCCGGATGAATCTCACGCAGGGAGCGCTGTTCCGCCACTACAGGACCAAGGACGAGATCTGGGAGGACGTCATCGGGTGGGTCGCCGAGCAGCTCCTGGCGCGCGTCGACGAGGCGACGCGAGGCGTCGCCTCGCCGCTCGCCGCCCTCGAGGCCGCGTTCGCGGCGCACGTCGAGTTCGTCGTCCTCCACCCCGGCGTGCCGCGGATGCTGTTCGGCGAGCTGCAGCGTGGCGAGGACACGGCCGCCAAGCGGAAGGCCAGGGCCCTGATGGCGCAATACGGCGAACGGCTGACCGCCCTGGTCGAGGCCGGCAAGGCCCGGGGAGAGATCGCTGCGGAGGTGGACACGGCCGCCGCGGTCACCCAGCTCGTCGGCACGATCCAGGGCCTCGTCATCCAGTCGCTCCTCGCGGGAGACCCGGGGCGAATCCGCTCCGGGGCCCCGGCCGCCTTCGCCCTCTATCGCCGCGGAATCCGGAGGTCACGATGA
- a CDS encoding cytochrome C — protein MKSFRAVALCFAAALLAAATGVSAAETKPPSDCVTCHVKTGITGSALRDFSMSKHAAQGMSCDDCHLKGDVTKKTSACEKPGVVTSVSARVCAECHGEQVAQFEKGKHAKAWLALTAMPTTKDQPKAMMDGMKGCGGCHRIGSDGGKCDSCHTRHTFSAAEARRPEACATCHMGFDHPQWEMYSTSKHGILVTQNASKWDWEKGLGDWFKDPAKADATTPRAPTCAFCHMPSGDHGVRTAWGFLALRLPEDDKEWMADRVEILKALGVLDKDGKPTARLDVVKAGDLARLSKEDWDKERGRMEAQCTKCHAPATVKAELGKADEIVRAGDRLMAEAIREVSGLYRDGILAEPKDRPFHVDLLRFYEVEHPIEQKLYVMLMEHRMRNFQGAFHMNPDYQHWYGWAEMKRDLAEIKAEAKALRAEHGKKAAAGPKPAPATAKKAG, from the coding sequence ATGAAATCGTTCCGGGCCGTCGCCCTCTGCTTCGCTGCCGCCCTCCTGGCAGCAGCCACCGGGGTCTCGGCCGCCGAGACGAAGCCGCCCAGCGACTGCGTCACCTGCCACGTGAAGACGGGAATCACCGGGAGCGCCCTGCGCGACTTCTCCATGTCGAAGCACGCCGCGCAGGGGATGTCGTGCGACGACTGCCACCTGAAGGGCGACGTCACGAAGAAGACGAGCGCCTGCGAGAAGCCCGGCGTCGTCACGTCCGTCTCGGCGAGGGTCTGCGCCGAGTGCCACGGCGAGCAGGTCGCCCAGTTCGAGAAGGGCAAGCACGCGAAGGCCTGGCTCGCCCTCACGGCCATGCCGACGACGAAGGACCAGCCGAAGGCGATGATGGACGGGATGAAGGGGTGCGGCGGCTGCCACCGCATCGGCTCCGACGGCGGCAAGTGCGATTCCTGCCACACCCGCCACACCTTCTCCGCCGCCGAGGCGCGCCGCCCCGAGGCCTGCGCCACCTGCCACATGGGCTTCGACCACCCGCAGTGGGAGATGTACTCGACCTCCAAGCACGGCATCCTCGTCACGCAGAACGCCTCGAAGTGGGACTGGGAGAAGGGGCTCGGCGACTGGTTCAAGGACCCTGCGAAGGCCGATGCCACGACGCCTCGCGCGCCGACCTGCGCCTTCTGCCACATGCCTTCCGGCGACCACGGCGTGAGGACCGCGTGGGGCTTCCTCGCGCTGCGCCTCCCGGAGGACGACAAGGAGTGGATGGCCGACCGCGTCGAGATCCTCAAGGCGCTCGGCGTCCTCGACAAGGACGGCAAGCCGACGGCGCGCCTCGACGTCGTGAAGGCCGGCGACCTCGCCCGCCTCTCGAAGGAGGACTGGGACAAGGAGCGGGGCCGGATGGAGGCGCAGTGCACGAAGTGCCACGCCCCCGCCACGGTCAAGGCCGAGCTCGGGAAGGCCGACGAGATCGTCCGCGCCGGCGACCGGCTGATGGCCGAGGCGATCCGCGAGGTCTCCGGCCTCTATCGCGACGGCATCCTCGCCGAGCCGAAGGACCGCCCCTTCCACGTCGACCTCCTCCGCTTCTACGAGGTCGAGCACCCCATCGAGCAGAAGCTCTACGTCATGCTCATGGAGCACCGGATGCGGAACTTCCAGGGGGCGTTCCACATGAATCCCGACTACCAGCACTGGTACGGCTGGGCCGAGATGAAGCGCGACCTCGCCGAGATCAAGGCCGAGGCGAAGGCCCTCCGCGCCGAGCACGGAAAGAAGGCGGCGGCCGGCCCGAAGCCGGCTCCCGCCACGGCGAAGAAGGCGGGCTGA
- a CDS encoding MFS transporter produces MTDRPENLPARPAWEVDFPLERVEAQHVSRREFAKFLVLASGGLAVGSGWVAAKDALFPPAAIPGPVRLAALSEIPVGGMTSFTIPGLNQPGILIRLEEGLFRAFEQKCTHLSCAVFFDPGSRKIECPCHNGAFDPLSGAVLQGPPPRPLRSFPVEVRGDEVWLVPPVAPGDGGRMTDFRRAQEQSHPTKTNTVLLGVILLLVLIVSLQVWLLTAGLNTALGGDRSIVWPAFMASLVLFLAGAASLRYLPRPIRAVAVRPAAESFPDAALAWRTLAISAVSLTLAFAVWFMWSAIAIKLPDAGFRISPGQRFWLTATPVILGSILRIPYGVFVSRFGSRRTLAAVTLLLLVPCIGTGIAVQDPSTPFGVLLFWSAVTGIAGANFATSMAVVTLWFPKSKQGSALGINGLGNLGVTVAQFLVPVVIAAGLFGALGGGSLSLRLKAGGTQDVWLQNAAFVWIPVILLCTAAVWFGTRDFPMKPKTIASQLGVARDLHTWTISALYFLTFGCFVAMGASLPLIIQSVFADAPGGAPNPLLYAPFAPLIATLMRPAGGWAADRFGAGRMTAIAIGVMAVGGFSLTRFLRPESFDGFFATILVICAASGFGNGSVFKIIPTVNPREAGAVIGIVSCVGAFGGFFPPLFLGWCIERFGSPAWAYTAMAVVALGALAVNGWFYQREGSPTRC; encoded by the coding sequence ATGACCGACCGCCCCGAGAACCTTCCCGCCCGCCCGGCGTGGGAGGTCGACTTCCCCCTCGAGCGCGTCGAGGCTCAGCACGTCTCGCGGCGCGAGTTCGCAAAGTTCCTCGTCCTGGCCTCCGGCGGCCTCGCCGTGGGGAGCGGCTGGGTCGCGGCCAAGGACGCCCTCTTTCCCCCCGCGGCGATCCCCGGGCCGGTCCGCCTCGCGGCCCTCTCCGAGATCCCCGTCGGCGGGATGACGTCGTTCACGATCCCGGGGCTGAACCAGCCGGGGATCCTGATCCGCCTCGAGGAAGGGCTCTTCCGCGCGTTCGAGCAGAAGTGCACCCACCTCTCCTGCGCTGTCTTCTTCGACCCCGGCTCGAGGAAGATCGAGTGCCCCTGCCACAACGGGGCGTTCGACCCGCTGAGCGGGGCCGTCCTCCAGGGGCCCCCGCCGAGGCCCCTCCGCTCCTTCCCCGTGGAGGTCCGCGGCGACGAGGTGTGGCTCGTCCCGCCGGTCGCGCCGGGAGACGGAGGGCGCATGACCGACTTCCGCCGCGCCCAGGAGCAGTCGCACCCGACGAAGACGAACACCGTCCTCCTCGGGGTCATCCTCCTCCTCGTCCTCATCGTCTCGCTGCAGGTCTGGCTCCTGACCGCCGGCCTCAACACCGCGCTCGGTGGGGACCGCTCGATCGTCTGGCCCGCCTTCATGGCTTCGCTCGTCCTCTTCCTCGCCGGGGCCGCGTCCCTCCGCTACCTGCCGCGGCCGATCCGCGCGGTCGCGGTGCGCCCCGCGGCGGAGAGTTTCCCCGACGCGGCGCTCGCCTGGCGGACGCTCGCGATCAGCGCGGTCTCCCTCACGCTGGCCTTCGCCGTCTGGTTCATGTGGTCGGCGATCGCCATCAAGCTCCCCGACGCCGGCTTCCGGATCTCGCCGGGGCAGCGCTTCTGGCTCACTGCCACGCCCGTCATCCTCGGCTCCATCCTCCGGATCCCCTACGGTGTCTTCGTCTCCCGTTTCGGGAGCCGGCGGACGCTCGCGGCCGTGACGCTCCTCCTCCTCGTCCCCTGCATCGGCACGGGGATCGCCGTGCAGGACCCGTCGACGCCGTTCGGCGTCCTCCTCTTCTGGTCGGCCGTCACCGGCATCGCCGGGGCGAACTTCGCGACCTCCATGGCCGTCGTCACGCTCTGGTTCCCGAAGTCGAAGCAGGGTTCGGCCCTCGGGATCAACGGCCTCGGGAACCTCGGCGTCACCGTCGCGCAGTTCCTCGTCCCGGTCGTGATCGCCGCCGGCCTCTTCGGCGCCCTCGGCGGCGGGTCGCTTTCCCTGAGGCTGAAGGCGGGCGGGACGCAGGACGTCTGGCTCCAGAACGCCGCCTTCGTCTGGATCCCGGTCATCCTCCTCTGCACGGCGGCGGTCTGGTTCGGGACCCGCGACTTCCCGATGAAGCCGAAGACGATCGCCTCCCAGCTCGGCGTCGCGCGCGACCTCCACACCTGGACGATCTCGGCGCTCTACTTCCTCACCTTCGGCTGCTTCGTGGCGATGGGCGCCTCGCTCCCCCTCATCATCCAGTCGGTCTTCGCCGACGCCCCCGGCGGCGCCCCGAACCCGCTCCTCTACGCCCCCTTCGCCCCGCTCATCGCGACGCTGATGCGCCCCGCCGGCGGGTGGGCCGCGGACCGCTTCGGCGCGGGGAGGATGACGGCGATCGCGATCGGCGTCATGGCGGTCGGCGGCTTCAGCCTGACGCGGTTCCTGCGTCCCGAGTCGTTCGACGGCTTCTTCGCGACGATCCTCGTCATCTGCGCCGCCTCCGGCTTCGGGAACGGCTCGGTCTTCAAGATCATCCCGACCGTCAACCCGCGCGAGGCGGGGGCCGTCATCGGGATCGTCTCGTGCGTCGGCGCCTTCGGCGGCTTCTTCCCGCCCCTCTTCCTCGGCTGGTGCATCGAGCGGTTCGGGAGCCCCGCCTGGGCCTACACGGCGATGGCCGTCGTCGCCCTGGGCGCCCTCGCCGTCAACGGCTGGTTCTACCAGCGGGAGGGGTCGCCGACGCGCTGCTGA
- a CDS encoding 4Fe-4S binding protein has product MTTTAYRGHEEFFLDPQRCIGCHACEMACAECETNGQLAMIHVDYVDRAESPQTAVQVCMHCEEPTCARVCPADAIARDELGVVHSANAARCIACSNCVLACPFGVPKKVEAMKLMMKCNLCYDRTSAGRRPMCATVCPSGALFYGTRERMAGMRPNSSPVNEFRFGLQRVRTRVNVMMPKGSTELVVDGGDAR; this is encoded by the coding sequence ATGACGACGACCGCCTACCGGGGCCACGAGGAGTTCTTCCTCGACCCGCAGCGCTGCATCGGGTGCCACGCCTGCGAGATGGCCTGTGCCGAGTGCGAGACGAACGGACAGCTCGCGATGATCCACGTCGACTACGTCGACCGGGCCGAGAGCCCGCAGACCGCCGTCCAGGTCTGCATGCACTGCGAGGAGCCGACCTGCGCGCGCGTCTGCCCCGCCGACGCGATCGCGAGGGACGAGCTCGGCGTCGTCCACTCGGCGAACGCCGCCCGCTGCATCGCCTGCAGCAACTGCGTCCTCGCCTGCCCCTTCGGCGTCCCGAAGAAGGTCGAGGCGATGAAGCTGATGATGAAGTGCAACCTCTGCTACGACCGGACGAGCGCGGGGCGAAGGCCCATGTGCGCGACGGTCTGCCCGAGCGGCGCCCTCTTCTACGGGACGCGCGAGCGGATGGCCGGGATGCGGCCGAACAGCTCGCCCGTGAACGAGTTCCGCTTCGGCCTGCAGCGCGTGAGGACGCGCGTGAACGTGATGATGCCGAAGGGCTCGACCGAGCTCGTCGTCGACGGAGGGGACGCGCGATGA